The segment CGTCTTCAATCGTTCTACAGTAAACTCGCTAACAAGCCCCGGGCGGACGGCAAGCCCGGGCTCCTGTCGCCAACGACCGTCCGCTACACATACTCCGTCCTGAACATCGCCCTGAGGAGGGCCGTCCGGCTTGCCCTGATCCCGCGTAACCCGGCCGACGGCACCGACCCACCCAAGGCCGCGAAGACCGAGCAGCGGGCCTTCACGGACGACGAGGCCCGACGGTTCCTCAAGAGCGTCAAGGATGACCGTCTGTCGGCCCTGTACTGGCTGGCCCTGGCCCTCGGCCTCCGGCGCGGCGAACTCCTTGGCCTCAGGTGGCAGGACCTGGACCTCGACAAGGCCCTTCTCCACGTGCGGCAGTCCCTGGTGGCCGTCAAGGGCCGGCCGGTCATCCAGGCGCCAAAGACCGACCGTGGCCGACGGACGCTCGAACTGACCCCGCAGCTCGTGGCGATCATCAAGCGCTACCGGGTCCAGCAGGCCAAGGCGAAGCTGTTTTTCGGCGAGGAGTACAAGGACCACGGCCTGGTCTTCCCGACCGAGTTCGGGGAGGCCATGGCCCCACGGTCGCTGACCCGCCAGTTCGAGAGGCGCTTGGAAAAAGCCGGGCTCCCCCGGATCCGCTTCCACGACCTCAGGCATACCTTCGCCTCCTTGGCTTTCCCGGACACAGACTTGAAGACGGTCAGCGCGATCCTCGGCCACGACGACATTTCGACGACCGCCGACATCTACTCTCACGTCCTCCACGGTCACCAGCGCCGGGCGATCAAGAAGGTCGTGAAACAGATTACTTCGGGACCCGATGATTAGCAAATGGTTAGCAGCCGGCCTCGGAAAAGGGAAACAACGGAAAAAGCGAGCCTCGCAAACCACCGCGAAGCTCGCTTTTCTTTGTCGGAGTGGTGAGACTCGAACTCACGGCCTCCTGAACCCCATTCAGGCGCGCTACCAAACTGCGCTACACCCCGATTAGAACCAGAACACAAGCAATTATACACCATGGCAGGGCAAAAGACAACGCGGCCAGACGGTCGCGCGCCATCGGCGTTCAGTCGTCAGGCCACTCTCATTCGAACACGACTCCGCGCTCGGCGATACCGCTGACGTAGGCCACTGCCTGGTGACCGGCTCGGCCAAAAGCCTCGACCATCGCCCGGCCGACCTTCCCGCCATCGTCACCGCCGCCCGTTTCCACGATGGCCAGCACCGAGGGGCCGGCCCCGCTCAAGGCAGCGCCCGCCGCGCCCGCCGCAATGGCCGCCTCAATCACGCCGCTGAGATAGGCGAAAGCCTTGGCCCGGTATGGCTGGTGCAGGCGGTCGGCCATCCCTTGCCGCACCGCCCTGGCATCCCCGAGCAGCAACCCGGCAACGAGAGTCGCCGTCCGACCAATATTGAAGACCGCGTCGGTCATCGACACCGATGACGGCAGGAGCGAGCGGGCCTCGTCAGTCGAGAAGGCGAAGTCGGGCACGGCGACGACGGCGCCGAAGGAGGTCGCGGCCTGACAGCGCCGGACGAAGACCCCCCCGTACGGGGCCGAGGTCGAGATGGTCAGGCCGCCGTGGAAAGCCGCGGCCACGTTGTCCGGATGGCCCTCGATTCCCGTAGCCAGCGCGACCAGGGTCTCGTCGTCGAGGGACTTCTTGGTCAACGACCCGCTGGGCGAGGCCGCAGCCGCCGCCTCGTTCGCGGCCGGCGCCTCTTCGGCCTCGAGCGCCTGGACCAAGGCCCTTCCCAGGCAGGCCCCGGCGACGATGGCCGCCGCGCTGCTTCCCAACCCGCAGCCGCAGGGGATGGCGTTGTCGATCTCCATCCGGACCGGCGGGCAATCCCGACCCAGGTAATCAAGGACTCGCTTGAAAGCCCGGTAGACCAGGTTGTCCGGGCCGGACGAGATGGCCGGAGCGCCGGCCCCCCGCACTTCGATGGTCAGCGCCGGCTGTCCCGGACCGGCGACCTCGACGGCGAATGAGTCCCGGATGTCCAGGGCGATTCCCAGGCAATCGAAACCCGGTCCCAGGTTGGCCGACGAAGCCGGGACGGTTATCCGGAAGAACCGCCCGGCGCTGTCCGCGGACGCAACCTTGCGATCATCGGCCTCGGCGCTCACCGTCCCACTTCCCCGCCGTCCATTCCGAAGGCGACCTCCTCGACCAGGTCGAGATCGGCCCGGACCGGTTCCGGCGCGATCGAGACCCGCCTCGCCCGGTTCGGGTCTTTCAACCCGTTTCCGGTTAGGATGCAGACAACGGCCGCGCCTGTGCCGACATGAGCCTCGCTGAACCCGCCCTCCCGGGCCAGCTTGGCCAAACCGGCCAAGGTGACCGCGGAGGCCGGCTCACAGAAGACTCCTTCGAGCCGGGCCAGCAGGCGATAGGCAACGACGATCTCCTCGTCGCTGACCGCCGTAAACTGCCCGTCCGATTCGGCCACCGCCGAGCGGGCCCCGTCCCAACTGGCCGGGTGACCGATGCGAATGGCCGTGGCGATGGTTTTCGGGCGGTCGACGAACCTCCCCGACAGGAACGGCGCCGCCCCTTCAGCTTGGAATCCGAGCATCCTCGGCCGCCCGGTGCCGACGGTCGCCGCGGCTTCCTTGAAACCGCGCCAGTAGGCGGTGATGTTCCCGGCGTTGCCGACCGGGATGGCCAGGAATTCCGGGGCCCGACCGAGCTGTTCGACGATCTCGAAGGCTCCGGTCTTCTGTCCCTCCAGGCGATAGGGGTTGATCGAGTTGACCACGGCGATTTCCGGGTGCCGGGCGCAGAGTCCGCGGACGAGCTCCAGGGCGACGTCGAAGTTGCCCTCCACGGCCAGGACCCGAGCCCCATAGATCAGGGCTTGGGCCAACTTGCCCGAGGCTACCGCACCCTTGGGGATGACCACCAGACAGGCCAACCCGGCCCGGGCCGCATAAGCGGCCGCCGAGGCCGAAGTGTTCCCGGTCGAGGCGCAGATGACCCCCTTGGCCCCCGCTTCCACGGCCTTAGAGACGGCCATGGTCATCCCCCGGTCCTTGAACGAGGCGGTCGGGTTGAGACCCTCGAACTTGAGATATAGGGCGGGCCGGGGGTCGGGCCCGAAGACGGCTTTGGCCAGTCGTGGAGCCGGGATCAGCGGGGTGTTGCCCTCGTTGAGAGTCACTACCGGCGTCTTGTCGCTGACCGGCAGGAATCGCCGATAGGCGGCGATTACTCCGGGCCAAGCTCCTTGCCGGCTACTTTCCGAGGCCAGGGTTGGTTTCACGTCGACGACCACGCTCCGATCAAAGGGGCCGGCGGCTCGCGGCCCGCCCCTGCCTAGAGTTTTCTCATTAATACTCCCCTCATGCCCGGCTCTCCTGCCCGACATGAAAAGAACTCCCACCCCTCGGCGAGGCGGGAATTCTTCGTAAACCTTGGGACCGCTGTTGACTGGACAGCCGGTTCAGCGATTACCGCGCCACGGCTTCCTTCAGGTTCTTGCCAGGCTTGAAGGCCGGGACCTTGCGGGCGCCAATCTTGATCTGCTTGCCCGTCTGAGGGTTGCGGCCCATCCGCGCGGCGCGCTTCCGGACGTCGAACGTCCCAAAGCCGACCATGGACACCTTGTGACCACCCTTGAGGGAGTCGGTGATGGCCTTGAAGACCGCGTCAACGGCCTTGCCGGCGTCCTTCTTCGTGAGGCCGGTCTTGGAAGCTACCTTGTCGACGAGTTCTGCCTTTGTCAACAGTTGTCACCTCCTTTTACTGTGTGTAACTCAGGAACCCAAATCGCTTGAAACCTTGGCCCTAGGCAATTCTGCCTGTTTTGCTATTCGCTACCACCGCACAGACTCCTTCTTCTTTCGTTGTTGATGTCGAAAAAAATAAGAGACGTCGGCCTTCCGGCCGACGTCTTACTGTTGAAACCCGTTCCTGCTGCGGTTCTACCTGACTGTTTACGGCGGGCACGTGTCTCAGATGATGATGCAGAGCAGTCCGCCGCTGCCTTCGTTGACGATCCTCTGGATGGTCTCCTGTAGCTTTTGCTGCGCGTTCTCGGGCATCTGGAAGAGCTTGTTCTGAATGCCCTCGCGGACGAGGTCGTGCATGGACTTGCCGAACATGTCGGACTGCCAGATCTTCTTGGGGTCCCCCTCGAACTCGCGGAGGAGGAACTTGACCATTTCTTCGCCCTGCTTCTCCGTGCCGATGATCGGAGTGACCTCGGTCTCCACGTCGGCCCGGATGAAGTGCAACGAAGGCGCGCTGGCCTTGAGTTTGACGCCGAAGTGGTTCCCCTGCTTGATCATCTCGGGTTCCTCGAAGATCATGTCCTGGAGCCGCGGAGAGACCATCCCGTAGCCGGTCTCGCGGACGTCCTTGAGCGCCTCGGCGATGACGTCGTACTCCTTCTTGGCAAAGGCCAGTTCCTTCATCGCTTTGACCAGGTCGGCCTCGTTCTTGAGGGAGTATGCGCTCATCTCCTCGAGGACCTGGTAGAACAGTTCGCCCTTGGCCCGCAGGTCGACGGTGGCCACGCCGGTCCCCATGTCCATGTTTCGCAGGCTGACGTCGGAGACGAAGTCGAATCCGGACAACTTCTCGATGGCCCCGTCCACGTCGCGCAGCCGGCGGACGCCCTGGACCGCCTCGGCCACACCCTCTTCGAACTTGACCCTGAGCCAGTGCTTGGGTTCGAGTTCCTCGACCCAGGCGGGGAGGTTGATGTTGACCTCCTTCACCGGAAACTCGTAGAGGACCTGCTCCATCAGGGTCTGGACGTCGTCGACGGTCATCTGGGCTGCGTCCACCGGGATCACCGGCACGTCGTACTTCGCCGAAAGCCGCTCAGAGAGCTCCTGGGCCTCCTTCTCCAGCGGCCTGACGCTGTTGAGGACAATGACGAAGGGTTTGCCGAGCTCCTTCAGTTCCCTGATGACTCGCTCCTCGGCGTCCACGTAAGCGTCGCGCGCAATATCGGTGATGCTACCGTCGGTCGTGACCACCAGACCCATCGTCGAGTGCTCGGAGATCACCTTGCGGGTGCCGATCTCGGCCGCTTCCTCGAAGGGGATCTCATACTCGAACCATGGGGTCATGACCATCCGCGGGCCGCCCTGCTCTTCATACCCGACCGCCCCGGGAACGCTGAAGCCGACGCAGTCGACCAAGCGGACCCTCATCTTCAGGCTGTCCTTGAGGGTGATCTCAACGGCCTCCGCCGGGATGAACTTCGGTTCGGTGGTCATGATCATCCGGCCGGTCCCCGCCTGCGGAAGCTCGTCCTTCGCCTGCTCGCGGGCATATGGGTCCTTGATGTTGGGCAGGACGAGGAGTTCCATGAAGCGTTTGATGAAGGTCGACTTCCCCGTCCGGACTGGACCGACGACACCCATGTAGATGTCCCCGCCCGTCCGTTCGGCGATATCCTTGAAGATATCGAACTTCTCCACCCTTCTCCCTCCCTCGGTTTCGTGTGGGGTCGTCTCTGCTCCATGTATATGTGGGGCCTCCGGAGTGATTACCAGAATTGGCATCAAAAAACGGGCCAACCCCGGGCCCGCGAAGCACCTGGGGTTGGCTCCATGAGTCTATCAAGCGGCCTGGTGCGGCACGGCCTTGGGCCGCCACCACCGTGACGCCCTCAGGGCGTCCAGTCCAGCGGGCTAGGGGTCACTTCTTCCATCTCGTGCCGGCGGCCCCTGCTCATCAGGGCGGAGACCGCGTCGGCCGGGGGTTTGCGGTGGAAGAGTACCTCCACCACTTGTTCGGCGATGGGCAACTCGATCCCGCTCCGGCGGCCAAGAGCGCCGGCCACGCGGGCCGCGCGGACGCCCTCGACGACCATCGGCGACGAACCGAGGACGGCCTCGACGGCCTCGCCCCGGCCCAGCCTGACGCCGGTCTGGCGGTTGCGCGAGAGATCGCCGGTGCAGGTCAGGAAGAGGTCGCCGAGGCCGGCCAACCCGGCGAAGGTCATCGGCCGGGCGCCGAGGGCCACCCCGAGCCGGGTCATCTCGGCCAGGGCCCTGGTGACCACGGCCGCCCGAGTATTGTGGCCGAGCCCCAGGCCGTCGGCGATGCCGGCGGCGATGGCGTAGACGTTCTTCAAGGCCCCACCGAGTTCCACGCCGACCACATCGGGGTGAGTGTACACCCGAAAATGGGCGTTCATCAGCACGTCCTGGGCCTCCTCGGCCGTCTCCCGGCTGGAGGAGGCGACGACGGTGGCCGCCGGCATACGCCTAGCGACCTCGGCCGAGAAGTTTGGGCCCGACAGGATGGTCAGGCGGGCGGCCTTCTTCCCCATCTCCTCCTGAATGACCTGGCTCATCCGGGCGTTGGTGTCAACCTCGAGCCCTTTCGTCGCGCTGACCACGATGGCCCCGTCAGGGCAGGGGCCGGCGGCCCGCCTGACAACCTCCCGCAGCCCGTGCGAAGGCACTGCCAGAACGACCATTCTCGCCCCGCCGAGGGCCTCGGCGAGGTCCTCGACGAGCGTCAGGGTGGGGTCCAGAGCCACGCCTGGAAGGTAGGTCCGGTTCTCCCCGATTCGGCGAAGCTCGGCGGCGAACTCGGCCCGCCTGGCCCACAGCTTCACCCGATGCCCGTTTTCGGCCAGTAAAAGGGCGAGGGCCGTGCCCCAGCCGCCGGCCCCCAGGACGGTCGCATCGTAACTGAAGTAGCTCAAGTCGGTTCGACCTCCGAAGCTAACGCCGTTGGCCCGGGCGCTGTCCGACCCGGGACTCCTGACCGGCCAGGAGTCTCGTGATGTTGGCCTTGTGCCGGTAGATGATGAAGACCGCGCCGACGACCCCGAAGACCTTCTCGGGCAAGGCCGACGGGGCGATCAGCACGTAGATGCCCGTGGCCAGGGCCCCGAGGATCGACCCCAGGGAGACGTAGCGGGTCAGGGCGACGGCGACCACGAAGGCGCCCAGGCCCGCCAGCAGATAGCGGGGGATCAGCATGATGGCCACCCCGGCGCTGGTGGCCACGCCCTTGCCGCCCTTGAACCCGAGGAAGACCGACCAGTTGTGTCCGGCAATGGCGGCCAGACCGGCAAGCATCCCGGCCCAGGCCGGGTCGACCCCGGCGGCCAGATGGCGGGCCAGGTAGACCGGGGCAGCACCTTTCGCCGCATCCAGTAATAGGACCGGCGCGGCCGCCCTGGCCCCAATCACCCTCAAAACGTTGGTGGCGCCGATGTTCCCACTGCCGTGCTTCCTGACGTCCACGCCCAGGAGGCGACCGGCGATGAAGCCGAAGGGAACGGCGCCAATCAGATAGCCCAGTATAAGGGAAACCACCAAGCGGTCCATTGACCCCTCCTACTTTCTCTCCTTGGCGACCAGTCGAATCGGGGTCCCGTCGAAACCGTAGGCCTCCCTCAGCCGGTTCTCCAGGTATCGGCGATAGGTGTAATAAAGCAGGTCTGGATCGTTGACGAAGAGGAGGAAGGTCGGCGGACGCGTGCCACCCTGCGTGGCGTAGTAGATCTTCAGTCGCTTCCCCCGTTCCGCGGGAGGCGGGCTGACGGTGACGGCGTCCCTCAGCAGCCGGTTCAGGTCGGGAGTGGGGATCTTCCGGGAATACTCCCCGGCCACCCGATCGACCGTCTCCAGGATCTTAGGCACTCGCTGCCCGGTGCGGGCCGAAATCATCAGGATCGGCGAATAGCTCATGAACGGCAGGCCCCACCGCACCCCGTCGACAAAGGCCTTGACGCCCTCGTCCGACTTGTCCTCAAAGAGATCCCACTTGTTGATGACGACGATCGATGCCCGCCCGGCTTCGAAGACATAGCCGGCGATCTTCTTGTCCTGCTCGGTCAGGCCCTCGACGGCGTCGATCAGGATCAGGGCGACGTCCGCCCGATCGACCGCCCGGAGGGCCCTGATCACGCCGTACCGTTCGACGGGGTGCTCGATGCGCCCCTTCCGCCGCATCCCGGCGGTGTCGATGAAGATGTATCGGCTGCCCCCGCGGACCACTCCGACATCGATGGCGTCGCGGGTCGTCCCCGGGATGTCCGAGACGATCACCCGCTCTTCCCCGAGGATCGCGTTGACCAGGGACGACTTGCCGACGTTGGGGCGGCCGACGACGGCGACCCTGTTGACGGATTCGTCGCCTGCTTCAGCTTCTCCTTCTGGCAAGAGGGTCAGGATCCGATCCAGGAGGTCGCCGATGCCCAGGCCGTGAGCGGCCGAGACGGCCATCGGGTCGCCGAGGCCGAGGCCGAGGCCGTAGAACTCGTAGAGGTTCTTCATCTGCGCGGGATCATCGACCTTGTTGACCACCACGATGACCTGACGAGGCCCGGCCCGGCGCAGTTCCTCGGCGACTTCCTGATCGGCCGGAAGGAGGCCCTCGCGGCCGTTGACGACCATCAGGACGACGTCGGCCTCCTGAATGGCCAGTTGGGCCTGGCGGCGGGTCAGATCGTGGATTCCATGGTCGGCGGTCACCTCGATGCCGCCCGTGTCGACCAGCGTGAAACCGCGGCCCGACCACTCGGCCGTGGCGTAGATGCGGTCCCGGGTGACCCCCGGCTCGCTCTCGACGATCGCCAGCCTCTGTTGTAAGAGGCGATTGAAAAGGGCCGACTT is part of the Bacillota bacterium genome and harbors:
- a CDS encoding site-specific integrase, yielding RLQSFYSKLANKPRADGKPGLLSPTTVRYTYSVLNIALRRAVRLALIPRNPADGTDPPKAAKTEQRAFTDDEARRFLKSVKDDRLSALYWLALALGLRRGELLGLRWQDLDLDKALLHVRQSLVAVKGRPVIQAPKTDRGRRTLELTPQLVAIIKRYRVQQAKAKLFFGEEYKDHGLVFPTEFGEAMAPRSLTRQFERRLEKAGLPRIRFHDLRHTFASLAFPDTDLKTVSAILGHDDISTTADIYSHVLHGHQRRAIKKVVKQITSGPDD
- a CDS encoding homoserine kinase, translated to MSAEADDRKVASADSAGRFFRITVPASSANLGPGFDCLGIALDIRDSFAVEVAGPGQPALTIEVRGAGAPAISSGPDNLVYRAFKRVLDYLGRDCPPVRMEIDNAIPCGCGLGSSAAAIVAGACLGRALVQALEAEEAPAANEAAAAASPSGSLTKKSLDDETLVALATGIEGHPDNVAAAFHGGLTISTSAPYGGVFVRRCQAATSFGAVVAVPDFAFSTDEARSLLPSSVSMTDAVFNIGRTATLVAGLLLGDARAVRQGMADRLHQPYRAKAFAYLSGVIEAAIAAGAAGAALSGAGPSVLAIVETGGGDDGGKVGRAMVEAFGRAGHQAVAYVSGIAERGVVFE
- the thrC gene encoding threonine synthase encodes the protein MKPTLASESSRQGAWPGVIAAYRRFLPVSDKTPVVTLNEGNTPLIPAPRLAKAVFGPDPRPALYLKFEGLNPTASFKDRGMTMAVSKAVEAGAKGVICASTGNTSASAAAYAARAGLACLVVIPKGAVASGKLAQALIYGARVLAVEGNFDVALELVRGLCARHPEIAVVNSINPYRLEGQKTGAFEIVEQLGRAPEFLAIPVGNAGNITAYWRGFKEAAATVGTGRPRMLGFQAEGAAPFLSGRFVDRPKTIATAIRIGHPASWDGARSAVAESDGQFTAVSDEEIVVAYRLLARLEGVFCEPASAVTLAGLAKLAREGGFSEAHVGTGAAVVCILTGNGLKDPNRARRVSIAPEPVRADLDLVEEVAFGMDGGEVGR
- a CDS encoding HU family DNA-binding protein encodes the protein MLTKAELVDKVASKTGLTKKDAGKAVDAVFKAITDSLKGGHKVSMVGFGTFDVRKRAARMGRNPQTGKQIKIGARKVPAFKPGKNLKEAVAR
- the spoIVA gene encoding stage IV sporulation protein A, producing the protein MEKFDIFKDIAERTGGDIYMGVVGPVRTGKSTFIKRFMELLVLPNIKDPYAREQAKDELPQAGTGRMIMTTEPKFIPAEAVEITLKDSLKMRVRLVDCVGFSVPGAVGYEEQGGPRMVMTPWFEYEIPFEEAAEIGTRKVISEHSTMGLVVTTDGSITDIARDAYVDAEERVIRELKELGKPFVIVLNSVRPLEKEAQELSERLSAKYDVPVIPVDAAQMTVDDVQTLMEQVLYEFPVKEVNINLPAWVEELEPKHWLRVKFEEGVAEAVQGVRRLRDVDGAIEKLSGFDFVSDVSLRNMDMGTGVATVDLRAKGELFYQVLEEMSAYSLKNEADLVKAMKELAFAKKEYDVIAEALKDVRETGYGMVSPRLQDMIFEEPEMIKQGNHFGVKLKASAPSLHFIRADVETEVTPIIGTEKQGEEMVKFLLREFEGDPKKIWQSDMFGKSMHDLVREGIQNKLFQMPENAQQKLQETIQRIVNEGSGGLLCIII
- a CDS encoding NAD(P)H-dependent glycerol-3-phosphate dehydrogenase, which gives rise to MSYFSYDATVLGAGGWGTALALLLAENGHRVKLWARRAEFAAELRRIGENRTYLPGVALDPTLTLVEDLAEALGGARMVVLAVPSHGLREVVRRAAGPCPDGAIVVSATKGLEVDTNARMSQVIQEEMGKKAARLTILSGPNFSAEVARRMPAATVVASSSRETAEEAQDVLMNAHFRVYTHPDVVGVELGGALKNVYAIAAGIADGLGLGHNTRAAVVTRALAEMTRLGVALGARPMTFAGLAGLGDLFLTCTGDLSRNRQTGVRLGRGEAVEAVLGSSPMVVEGVRAARVAGALGRRSGIELPIAEQVVEVLFHRKPPADAVSALMSRGRRHEMEEVTPSPLDWTP
- the plsY gene encoding glycerol-3-phosphate 1-O-acyltransferase PlsY, whose protein sequence is MDRLVVSLILGYLIGAVPFGFIAGRLLGVDVRKHGSGNIGATNVLRVIGARAAAPVLLLDAAKGAAPVYLARHLAAGVDPAWAGMLAGLAAIAGHNWSVFLGFKGGKGVATSAGVAIMLIPRYLLAGLGAFVVAVALTRYVSLGSILGALATGIYVLIAPSALPEKVFGVVGAVFIIYRHKANITRLLAGQESRVGQRPGQRR
- the der gene encoding ribosome biogenesis GTPase Der, with protein sequence MNPVVAIVGRPNVGKSALFNRLLQQRLAIVESEPGVTRDRIYATAEWSGRGFTLVDTGGIEVTADHGIHDLTRRQAQLAIQEADVVLMVVNGREGLLPADQEVAEELRRAGPRQVIVVVNKVDDPAQMKNLYEFYGLGLGLGDPMAVSAAHGLGIGDLLDRILTLLPEGEAEAGDESVNRVAVVGRPNVGKSSLVNAILGEERVIVSDIPGTTRDAIDVGVVRGGSRYIFIDTAGMRRKGRIEHPVERYGVIRALRAVDRADVALILIDAVEGLTEQDKKIAGYVFEAGRASIVVINKWDLFEDKSDEGVKAFVDGVRWGLPFMSYSPILMISARTGQRVPKILETVDRVAGEYSRKIPTPDLNRLLRDAVTVSPPPAERGKRLKIYYATQGGTRPPTFLLFVNDPDLLYYTYRRYLENRLREAYGFDGTPIRLVAKERK